In Alphaproteobacteria bacterium, one genomic interval encodes:
- a CDS encoding long-chain fatty acid--CoA ligase yields the protein MSQTVFDWIAFNARRRPTHIALGDLASDRRFTYAEMNLRVERAARFLSDRGIRKGSRVGVLARNSTDMIELLFASKRIGAIMVPMNWRLATSELQHVVNDSAPAILFSGTEFIDAARQIIDPSLIVTLTGDGSLESGYEKGLHRADLDSTQIWPTLTNDDPWLLIYTSGTTGRSKGAILTHGTVFYNMISLNMFSRLTCDSITLTFNPLFHTGGLSAYSIPALHTGATVYVMRQFDAGQVNALLSEPTLGITHINSAPTMFLLMSQHPSFAAADYSRLVCATIGGEAVPTTLVDRYRREKNLSLQTLYGLTEGGPVLTAVDIDSVGAYPGSVGTSLLYTEMRLVGTDGTDVATGEVGEIWARGPNVSPGYWHNPEKTKEAFEGDWLKTGDAGRRDASGHYYLADRWKDMYISGAENVYPAEIENVLYQLDGIAEAAVIGVPDERWGETGRAVVVLKSGADLDETAIIAHCRTHLAKFKVPTSVVFTNELPRSGGGKVVKPDLRTRFGKPTTT from the coding sequence CAGCGACCGCCGCTTCACCTATGCCGAGATGAACTTACGTGTCGAACGTGCCGCCCGGTTCCTGAGCGATCGGGGAATTCGCAAAGGTAGCCGTGTCGGTGTCTTGGCTCGGAACTCCACGGACATGATTGAACTGCTTTTCGCCAGCAAGAGAATCGGCGCCATCATGGTGCCGATGAACTGGCGTTTGGCAACGTCAGAATTGCAGCACGTCGTGAACGATTCGGCGCCCGCGATCCTGTTCTCTGGTACCGAATTCATCGATGCCGCGCGTCAGATCATCGATCCGTCTTTGATCGTCACGCTGACTGGCGACGGTTCGCTCGAATCTGGTTATGAAAAGGGATTACACCGCGCCGACCTGGATTCGACCCAGATCTGGCCAACCCTGACCAACGACGACCCCTGGTTGTTGATCTATACGTCGGGAACCACCGGTCGCTCGAAGGGAGCGATCCTCACGCATGGCACCGTCTTCTACAACATGATCAGCCTGAACATGTTCAGCCGCTTGACCTGCGATTCGATCACGCTCACCTTCAACCCATTGTTCCACACGGGCGGTCTCAGCGCCTACTCGATCCCGGCGCTTCATACCGGGGCGACGGTCTACGTGATGCGTCAGTTCGACGCCGGTCAGGTCAATGCGTTGCTCAGCGAGCCCACGCTCGGGATCACGCATATCAACAGCGCACCGACAATGTTCCTCTTGATGAGTCAGCATCCATCATTTGCGGCGGCAGATTATTCGCGCCTGGTATGCGCCACGATTGGTGGCGAAGCTGTGCCGACAACCCTCGTCGACCGCTACCGACGGGAAAAGAACTTGTCTCTGCAGACCCTTTACGGACTGACGGAAGGGGGCCCGGTTTTGACGGCAGTGGATATCGATTCTGTCGGTGCCTATCCGGGATCCGTCGGCACCAGCCTGCTCTATACAGAAATGCGTCTGGTCGGTACTGACGGTACGGACGTAGCGACGGGAGAAGTAGGTGAAATATGGGCTCGCGGGCCCAACGTTTCACCGGGCTATTGGCACAATCCTGAAAAAACTAAAGAAGCTTTTGAAGGTGACTGGCTCAAGACCGGTGATGCAGGGCGACGCGACGCCAGCGGACACTACTACCTCGCTGATCGCTGGAAAGACATGTACATCTCCGGCGCTGAGAATGTTTACCCGGCTGAAATCGAGAACGTCCTCTATCAGCTGGACGGCATCGCCGAGGCAGCGGTGATCGGCGTTCCCGACGAGCGCTGGGGGGAAACCGGCCGCGCGGTCGTCGTCCTCAAATCTGGTGCTGATCTCGACGAGACCGCAATAATCGCCCACTGCAGGACACACTTGGCCAAGTTCAAGGTGCCCACATCGGTCGTCTTTACTAACGAGTTGCCGCGCAGCGGTGGCGGGAAGGTCGTCAAACCAGACCTGCGAACGCGTTTCGGGAAACCGACAACGACCTAG
- a CDS encoding chorismate mutase yields the protein MMEELAPFRRRIDELDDKIVRLLAERFAVVRQVAEVKRSGRIPSVLPERIEEVKARAAQNAAPLGLDPSFTRRLYGLIIDEACRLEDDLIDAR from the coding sequence ATGATGGAAGAGCTCGCGCCTTTCCGACGGCGTATCGACGAGTTGGACGATAAGATCGTTCGGCTTCTGGCCGAGCGCTTCGCGGTGGTTCGCCAGGTTGCCGAAGTGAAGCGATCCGGAAGGATCCCATCTGTGCTCCCAGAGCGGATCGAGGAAGTGAAGGCGCGCGCGGCCCAGAATGCGGCGCCGCTCGGCCTCGACCCTTCGTTCACACGTCGACTCTATGGACTCATCATCGATGAAGCATGCCGGCTTGAGGACGATTTGATCGACGCACGTTGA
- a CDS encoding GMC family oxidoreductase N-terminal domain-containing protein: MPRHHGFDYIVVGAGSAGCILANRLSRNHRVLLLEAGGRDWNPMIRVPLMTRLLYEMPSLNWGYDTEPQVGLGGRTVHWPRGKVLGGSSSINGMAYVRGHFSDYDGWAASGLEGWSYDHVLPYFRRLEDHQDKTNDLRGKRGPLKLTTPPTTGPLPEAFFAACAQAGVPKSEDFNGGDQEGYGRHDFAIYHGRRQNTATAYLKPIGDRKSLTVWTGTQVTRIHLRSGRATGATCVRPGGGEEQVAVDGEVILAGGAVNSPHLMMLSGIGPADHLREVGISPTHDLPGVGQNLHDHVGVYGVFDASNAEVTFNRYLRPDRALAAIGLGWAFGVGPAAMMPTQAGAFVRSDAALSRPDIQLSLMPILPTKRLLQWGAWRDGAFVIHAYQLRPESRGTISLRSADPNRKPRIDPGYLTASGDVSALRDCLGAIRDIAQQDAMRPWISRERSPGPAMARGPATEAWIRDNASTCFHPVGTCAMGTDPAAGAVTDATLRVHGIDGLRVADASAIPAITGGNTAAPVMMIAEKAAQAIVGF; the protein is encoded by the coding sequence ATGCCGCGCCATCATGGTTTTGACTACATCGTGGTCGGTGCCGGCTCGGCCGGATGCATTCTCGCAAACAGATTGTCGCGGAACCATCGTGTATTGCTGTTGGAGGCGGGCGGGCGCGACTGGAACCCGATGATCCGAGTTCCTTTGATGACTCGGCTGCTCTACGAGATGCCTTCCTTGAACTGGGGTTATGACACCGAGCCGCAAGTTGGGCTCGGCGGACGAACCGTACATTGGCCGCGCGGCAAGGTTCTCGGTGGCTCATCCTCAATCAACGGGATGGCGTACGTCCGAGGGCACTTCAGCGACTATGACGGATGGGCCGCGAGCGGACTTGAAGGTTGGTCATACGACCATGTATTGCCTTACTTCAGGCGATTAGAGGATCATCAGGACAAGACGAACGACCTGCGTGGCAAACGCGGCCCGTTAAAGCTCACGACACCCCCTACGACGGGGCCACTCCCGGAGGCATTTTTCGCTGCGTGTGCACAAGCCGGGGTGCCGAAGAGCGAGGACTTCAACGGCGGAGACCAGGAAGGGTATGGCCGCCATGACTTTGCGATCTACCATGGCCGGCGACAAAACACCGCGACGGCCTACCTCAAGCCGATTGGGGACCGGAAATCCCTAACCGTTTGGACAGGAACCCAGGTGACGCGGATCCATTTGCGGTCGGGTCGTGCCACCGGCGCTACCTGTGTGCGTCCGGGTGGGGGGGAAGAGCAAGTCGCCGTGGACGGCGAGGTGATCCTCGCAGGTGGTGCGGTCAATAGCCCCCACCTTATGATGCTGTCAGGCATCGGGCCCGCCGACCATTTGCGGGAAGTAGGGATTTCACCGACCCACGACTTGCCGGGCGTTGGGCAGAACCTTCATGACCATGTCGGTGTGTACGGCGTCTTCGACGCCTCCAATGCCGAGGTCACCTTCAACCGATACTTGCGCCCCGATCGAGCGCTCGCTGCCATTGGACTGGGGTGGGCGTTTGGTGTCGGACCGGCTGCAATGATGCCGACGCAGGCAGGTGCATTCGTGCGCAGCGACGCAGCCCTAAGCCGACCCGACATCCAGCTCAGTCTCATGCCTATACTGCCGACAAAACGGCTTCTGCAGTGGGGCGCATGGCGGGACGGCGCATTCGTAATCCATGCCTATCAGCTTCGGCCCGAGAGCCGCGGCACGATCTCGTTGCGATCAGCCGACCCCAACCGCAAGCCGCGCATCGACCCTGGCTACTTAACTGCTTCTGGGGACGTGAGCGCATTGCGCGATTGTCTCGGAGCGATACGGGATATTGCGCAACAAGACGCCATGCGCCCATGGATTAGCCGGGAGCGGTCGCCCGGACCGGCAATGGCTCGCGGCCCGGCGACGGAAGCCTGGATTCGAGACAACGCCTCGACCTGCTTCCATCCGGTCGGAACGTGCGCTATGGGAACCGATCCAGCGGCCGGCGCTGTAACGGACGCCACCTTACGCGTACACGGAATCGACGGTCTCCGCGTCGCCGACGCATCCGCGATCCCTGCCATCACAGGCGGGAACACCGCCGCGCCGGTCATGATGATTGCCGAGAAGGCGGCCCAGGCCATCGTAGGCTTTTAG
- a CDS encoding cytochrome c: MKTILAGVVTVLCVLVVDPGTAQTLRDAAAGLAIAKMHCARCHAVDTDGQSPLSIAPPFRDLHKRYPVESLEEALAEGIVTGHSDMPQFRFEPDEVESLIAFLKTLE; the protein is encoded by the coding sequence ATGAAGACAATTCTTGCTGGCGTGGTAACCGTTTTGTGTGTTTTGGTTGTCGATCCCGGAACGGCGCAGACGCTGCGCGATGCAGCGGCCGGCCTCGCCATTGCCAAGATGCACTGCGCTCGATGTCACGCAGTCGATACGGACGGACAGAGCCCGCTATCAATCGCGCCGCCGTTTCGCGATCTCCACAAACGCTACCCGGTTGAAAGCCTCGAAGAAGCCCTCGCCGAGGGTATTGTGACGGGCCACTCGGACATGCCGCAATTCCGCTTTGAGCCGGATGAGGTCGAAAGCCTCATCGCGTTTCTCAAGACCCTTGAGTAG
- a CDS encoding GTP cyclohydrolase I, with the protein MTPANLALVENFHNERLAATERRPRRGEAERKLTSQVVRTINDINDVLQSLGVVVEAAHHWMTTHGENKPGVTMVTNTLLGCFRNDSTTRQEFLSLVRQG; encoded by the coding sequence ATGACACCCGCAAACTTGGCACTGGTCGAAAACTTCCACAACGAGCGACTGGCAGCTACTGAGAGACGGCCCAGGCGCGGGGAAGCCGAACGAAAACTGACAAGCCAGGTCGTCCGCACCATCAACGACATCAACGACGTGTTGCAGTCATTGGGTGTCGTCGTTGAGGCCGCCCACCATTGGATGACTACCCACGGCGAAAACAAGCCAGGTGTAACAATGGTAACCAACACTCTACTCGGCTGTTTCCGAAACGATTCGACCACAAGACAGGAGTTTCTGTCGCTGGTGCGGCAGGGTTAA
- a CDS encoding DUF393 domain-containing protein, translated as MKDHSKSSQAYPSPIQVLFDGSCSYCAREIAYYKRATRSGAVEWTDISLGDNDPVAGITRGKALSRFHVIDELGVIFTGGRAFAVIWRQVPHLRLLAHIFSVAPFSWVLTASYEVFLLCHRIARRRTTNEPQHITDAVSHSTDPSLR; from the coding sequence TTGAAAGACCATAGCAAATCGTCTCAGGCATACCCGTCACCGATCCAGGTTCTTTTTGACGGTAGTTGCAGCTATTGCGCACGCGAGATCGCCTACTACAAGCGTGCCACTAGATCCGGCGCGGTAGAGTGGACTGACATCTCACTGGGCGACAATGACCCAGTTGCCGGTATTACAAGAGGCAAGGCCCTCTCCCGCTTTCATGTGATTGATGAACTGGGCGTGATATTCACGGGAGGCCGCGCCTTTGCTGTGATCTGGCGCCAAGTGCCGCACCTCAGACTGCTAGCCCACATTTTTTCTGTGGCCCCCTTTAGCTGGGTTCTTACCGCCAGCTACGAGGTCTTCCTTCTATGCCATCGCATCGCGCGACGCCGCACGACCAACGAACCTCAGCACATTACGGATGCAGTCAGTCACAGCACCGATCCGAGCTTGAGATAA
- a CDS encoding acyl-CoA dehydrogenase family protein: protein MSAVEQFEEGLTQEEEAQIFDTIDKWLERDVRPVVKKFDHADEYPHEIVEQMKEMGLFGAIIDQKYGGLGMSASTYAKVVIKITEAWMALTGIFNSHLIMATLVQRFGTEEQKQRFLPRFATGELRGGLGLTEPNAGTDLQGIRTRADRDGDDYVINGTKTWITNGIEGTCYALLTKTDTQVKPAHKGMSFFIVEKGDGFTVSKRLEKLGYKSIDSAELLFDNYKVSANNLVGGVEGQGFYQAAGGLEIGRINVAARGVGLANAALRDATRYSQQRETFGKPICKHQAIQLKLGEMATKVEAARLLVESAAQAYDRGERCDMEAGMAKYYASETAVEVSLEAMRIHGGYGYSKEFDVERYYRDAPLMTIGEGTNEMQRIIIAKQLISRNPA from the coding sequence ATGAGTGCCGTAGAGCAATTCGAAGAAGGTCTGACCCAGGAAGAAGAAGCCCAGATCTTCGACACCATCGACAAGTGGCTGGAGCGTGACGTTCGCCCAGTCGTCAAGAAGTTCGACCATGCCGACGAGTATCCGCACGAGATCGTTGAGCAGATGAAGGAGATGGGCCTCTTTGGCGCCATCATCGATCAGAAGTACGGCGGGCTCGGAATGTCGGCATCGACCTACGCCAAGGTGGTCATCAAAATCACTGAGGCCTGGATGGCGTTGACCGGCATCTTCAACTCGCATCTCATCATGGCGACGCTCGTGCAGCGTTTCGGCACCGAGGAGCAAAAGCAGCGCTTCCTGCCGCGGTTTGCAACCGGCGAACTGCGCGGCGGCCTCGGCCTCACCGAGCCGAATGCCGGCACGGACTTGCAGGGCATCCGAACGCGTGCCGACAGGGACGGCGACGACTACGTCATCAACGGCACCAAGACCTGGATCACCAACGGGATCGAAGGCACATGCTACGCCCTGCTCACCAAAACGGATACCCAGGTCAAGCCCGCGCACAAGGGAATGAGCTTCTTCATCGTCGAGAAGGGCGATGGCTTCACTGTCTCCAAGCGCCTCGAAAAACTGGGTTACAAGTCGATTGATTCGGCCGAACTCCTGTTCGACAACTACAAGGTGTCGGCCAACAATCTCGTTGGCGGCGTCGAGGGACAGGGTTTCTATCAGGCCGCCGGCGGCCTAGAAATCGGCCGCATCAATGTTGCGGCGCGTGGCGTCGGTCTTGCGAACGCGGCACTGAGGGACGCGACTCGCTATTCCCAGCAGCGCGAAACCTTTGGCAAGCCAATCTGCAAGCACCAGGCGATCCAGCTCAAGCTGGGCGAGATGGCGACCAAAGTCGAGGCGGCGCGCCTGCTCGTAGAGAGCGCCGCACAGGCCTACGACCGCGGCGAACGGTGCGACATGGAGGCCGGTATGGCGAAGTACTATGCCTCGGAGACCGCCGTCGAGGTTTCGCTTGAGGCGATGCGTATCCATGGTGGCTACGGTTATTCGAAGGAGTTCGATGTCGAGCGCTACTATCGAGATGCGCCGCTGATGACCATTGGCGAAGGCACAAACGAGATGCAGCGCATCATCATCGCCAAGCAACTGATCTCGCGGAACCCCGCGTAG
- a CDS encoding SDR family oxidoreductase: protein MPAEEQPAARALVFGASGAIGGALADALAERRDIADVVRLSRRDDALDLTDEAALRAVAARLSDDGDPFRIMIDATGFLHDGDNTPEKALRQITSAHMAKSFAINTIGPALLLKNFVPLLPRTGRAVFATLSAKVGSIGDNKLGGWFSYRASKAALNQIVRTAAIELKRRSPEAICVSLHPGTVASPLSAPFAKANLDVSPPTKAAAQLLAVIDGLTPRDSGQFLDYRGARLPW from the coding sequence ATGCCAGCCGAAGAACAACCTGCCGCGCGGGCGTTGGTATTCGGCGCCTCAGGCGCGATCGGCGGCGCACTCGCCGACGCCCTTGCAGAGCGACGCGATATTGCCGATGTCGTGCGCCTGTCGCGTCGCGATGACGCCCTTGATCTAACAGACGAAGCCGCCTTGCGCGCCGTCGCGGCTCGGCTTTCCGATGATGGCGACCCGTTCCGAATCATGATCGATGCTACCGGTTTCCTTCATGACGGCGACAACACGCCGGAAAAGGCGTTGCGCCAGATCACATCTGCCCACATGGCGAAGTCATTCGCGATCAACACAATCGGGCCCGCATTGCTGCTTAAGAACTTCGTGCCACTGTTGCCGCGAACCGGTCGTGCGGTGTTCGCGACATTGTCGGCTAAAGTCGGAAGCATCGGCGACAACAAGCTGGGTGGTTGGTTCAGCTATCGTGCGTCCAAGGCGGCGCTCAATCAGATTGTGCGGACCGCCGCAATTGAACTCAAACGGCGATCACCCGAGGCCATTTGCGTCTCGCTACATCCTGGCACGGTGGCTAGTCCCCTATCAGCGCCATTCGCCAAGGCTAATCTAGACGTGAGCCCCCCAACCAAAGCAGCGGCGCAACTTCTGGCGGTGATCGACGGCCTCACCCCACGCGACAGTGGTCAGTTCTTGGACTATCGCGGAGCGCGACTGCCATGGTGA
- a CDS encoding DUF427 domain-containing protein gives MSSPIRIKSKLDQESVWDYPRPPRLEPVLETLKVMFAGTVVAQTRSGYRVLETSHPPVYYIPRGDVVGEFIVKAPGSTYCEFKGRAEYWSLQVSGLLSKRAAWSYPAPTPAFRLIANHLAFYASRVAACWVGDERVKPQHGDFYGGWITERILGPFKGGPGTRGW, from the coding sequence GTGTCGTCTCCTATACGGATCAAATCAAAACTCGACCAAGAATCAGTTTGGGACTACCCGCGACCGCCGCGGCTCGAACCGGTACTCGAAACGCTCAAGGTCATGTTCGCGGGCACTGTGGTCGCTCAAACGCGGTCCGGCTATCGCGTGTTAGAGACCAGTCACCCGCCGGTCTATTATATACCGCGCGGCGATGTGGTCGGCGAGTTCATCGTGAAGGCGCCAGGATCGACTTACTGCGAGTTCAAGGGACGCGCCGAATACTGGTCGCTTCAAGTTAGTGGTCTGCTGTCCAAACGAGCAGCCTGGAGCTACCCCGCTCCAACTCCAGCATTCCGTCTCATCGCCAACCATCTGGCGTTCTACGCGTCAAGAGTTGCCGCCTGCTGGGTCGGTGATGAAAGGGTCAAGCCTCAGCATGGCGACTTCTACGGTGGCTGGATAACCGAACGCATCCTTGGCCCGTTTAAAGGTGGACCCGGAACGAGGGGTTGGTAG
- a CDS encoding FAD-dependent oxidoreductase, with the protein MSGTLVVGAGMAGLTCARALHHAGETVFVLDKGRGVGGRMATRRAATPVGEIGFDHGAQYVSACSPDFATLLEQQHDAAAIWDDASLDRHYVGLPGMSGLPRALASGLDLRLATEVTEIRRTDTGWTVIAGEECFVADRVVVAVPAPQVPPLLGDDHRFLAALDAVEMAPCLALMAAFPADSAAPFVSQHTPEATLGFVARNSSKPGRTDMVTTWVAQAGPVFSATHLEESTNEISRRLLTLLCERIGVDPSAALYVDAHRWRYARVTAALGKPFMRDESGTLYLGGDWCLGARVEAAWISGTEIARDILAQAGLVRPTTGQ; encoded by the coding sequence ATGAGCGGCACACTCGTTGTCGGCGCGGGCATGGCAGGGCTTACCTGTGCGCGGGCGCTTCATCATGCAGGCGAGACCGTATTCGTCCTCGACAAAGGGCGTGGAGTTGGCGGACGAATGGCGACGCGACGTGCGGCAACGCCAGTTGGTGAAATCGGCTTCGACCATGGCGCACAATACGTCTCCGCTTGCTCGCCTGATTTTGCCACGCTGCTTGAGCAACAACACGATGCAGCGGCCATCTGGGACGACGCCTCCCTCGATAGGCATTATGTTGGCTTGCCTGGTATGTCGGGCCTGCCGCGCGCCTTGGCTTCCGGGCTTGACCTGCGCCTGGCCACCGAGGTCACAGAAATCCGCCGGACGGACACCGGCTGGACAGTGATTGCAGGCGAGGAGTGTTTCGTGGCTGATCGTGTGGTCGTCGCCGTACCTGCGCCACAGGTACCCCCGCTTCTCGGGGACGATCACCGGTTTTTGGCCGCATTGGATGCGGTCGAAATGGCACCGTGCCTGGCGCTAATGGCGGCGTTTCCCGCTGATTCTGCCGCACCCTTTGTCTCTCAGCACACGCCGGAGGCCACCTTGGGTTTCGTGGCGCGCAACAGCAGCAAGCCGGGGCGTACGGATATGGTGACCACCTGGGTTGCGCAGGCTGGCCCTGTGTTCTCTGCCACGCACCTCGAAGAGAGCACAAATGAGATATCCCGCCGACTTCTGACCCTGCTGTGCGAGAGGATTGGTGTCGACCCGTCGGCCGCACTCTACGTGGACGCACATCGCTGGCGCTATGCCCGAGTGACGGCGGCTCTCGGAAAGCCCTTCATGCGGGATGAAAGTGGCACGCTGTATCTTGGCGGTGATTGGTGCCTCGGTGCGCGGGTAGAGGCTGCCTGGATCAGTGGCACCGAAATCGCGCGCGACATACTCGCTCAGGCGGGCCTGGTCAGACCTACCACTGGCCAGTGA
- a CDS encoding bestrophin family ion channel has product MAFHSQCAGGEGASSFSCTRHRDKQLWNPDCRGRFKPRAHASAVFAASTFERSSAPERQGLVLVRSRTNVHRLLAVVTRKLVLLGGASVAAAFVADSGYRDLLFPATTTGVLIGSASIFLAFRINVGYGRWSQGRQIWGGLVPANRNLALYVISMMRLFSANSADDREFKRRFVYRQIGYVNALRLQLRRQEGSDWDGQLWKRTVNGRALFSPDEMHWVQDASNKALQILTVQTESVSEYFKERDQLVVVKILELISDISSRQGQAEGLKSTVLAWGYAFYTKMLAYCLAIVVILSELNAFAISNIVLVTIVATIFLTIEEVGRNLDNPFDGSFNDTPMSSLCRTIEINLLQQIGEPCSLEPLGPVGGRLD; this is encoded by the coding sequence GTGGCGTTTCATAGTCAGTGTGCAGGGGGTGAGGGAGCTTCTTCGTTCTCATGCACACGCCACCGCGACAAGCAGCTTTGGAACCCTGACTGTAGAGGGAGATTCAAGCCTCGGGCGCACGCTTCGGCAGTCTTTGCCGCGAGCACTTTCGAGCGATCGTCTGCACCTGAAAGACAAGGGCTAGTGTTAGTTCGCAGTCGCACGAATGTTCACAGACTGCTGGCAGTCGTGACCCGGAAACTGGTGCTATTAGGCGGCGCTTCGGTAGCGGCGGCATTTGTTGCAGACTCTGGCTACCGGGATCTTCTGTTTCCGGCAACTACGACAGGAGTTCTTATTGGGTCAGCGTCTATATTCTTAGCGTTCAGGATCAACGTAGGGTATGGGCGATGGTCCCAAGGGCGTCAAATATGGGGTGGCCTTGTTCCCGCGAACCGCAATCTCGCTCTCTACGTCATCTCGATGATGCGTCTGTTCTCTGCAAATTCGGCCGATGATCGCGAGTTTAAACGGCGGTTCGTTTATCGACAGATCGGCTACGTCAACGCTTTACGCCTGCAGTTGCGACGCCAGGAGGGAAGCGACTGGGATGGGCAACTTTGGAAAAGAACAGTCAACGGAAGGGCCCTATTCTCCCCGGACGAAATGCATTGGGTGCAAGACGCTTCAAACAAGGCGCTCCAGATTCTGACGGTCCAGACGGAGAGCGTGTCCGAGTATTTTAAGGAAAGAGATCAGCTTGTCGTCGTCAAGATACTGGAGCTGATTTCGGACATATCAAGTCGTCAAGGTCAGGCCGAAGGTCTTAAGAGCACGGTCCTCGCTTGGGGCTACGCGTTTTACACCAAGATGTTGGCATATTGCTTGGCGATCGTCGTAATTCTGAGCGAATTGAATGCCTTCGCGATCTCCAACATTGTCCTTGTCACAATAGTCGCGACAATATTTCTGACCATTGAAGAAGTGGGACGAAATCTTGACAATCCTTTTGACGGTTCGTTCAACGACACACCGATGTCCAGTCTCTGCAGGACAATTGAAATCAACTTACTTCAGCAGATCGGCGAACCGTGCTCTCTCGAGCCATTGGGCCCAGTGGGCGGCAGGCTTGACTAG
- the fliG gene encoding flagellar motor switch protein FliG: protein MVGPDKAAVIMIAVGEDRAGKLFSRMDDEEIKEISKSMSRLGSIGAVVVEELLQEFAGAFAGGGALVGSYAGTERLLSKFIDPNRLGDIMEDIRGPAGRTIWEKLANVSEQTLATYLKNEYPQTIALVMSKIRPEHAAKVLGELPEELSAEVVIRMLTVDAIKKDVLVQVEETLRTEFMQTLGRTSKRDSHEMMAEIFNSFDRSKESFFMGALDQQRPDSAQKIRSLMFTFEDLARLDPAGVQIVLRTVDKDILAKALKGASDSLKNLFLSNMSERAGKILREDMEAMGPMRRRDVEDAQDRIVLLTKELADKGDVTISDPDGDEELVF from the coding sequence ATGGTTGGTCCGGACAAAGCAGCCGTCATCATGATTGCGGTCGGCGAGGACCGAGCGGGAAAACTATTCTCGAGAATGGATGACGAAGAGATCAAAGAAATCTCGAAATCGATGTCTCGCTTGGGTAGTATTGGCGCCGTTGTCGTCGAGGAGTTGCTACAGGAATTCGCCGGCGCCTTCGCGGGCGGCGGCGCGCTAGTCGGCAGCTATGCAGGCACCGAGCGCCTTCTTTCCAAGTTTATCGATCCGAACCGGCTCGGCGATATCATGGAGGATATCCGGGGCCCTGCGGGCCGGACCATCTGGGAGAAACTCGCCAACGTGAGCGAACAAACGCTAGCGACCTATCTAAAGAACGAGTATCCGCAGACCATTGCCTTAGTCATGAGCAAAATCCGTCCGGAACATGCTGCGAAGGTCTTGGGCGAACTGCCCGAGGAGCTCTCAGCCGAAGTGGTCATTCGCATGCTGACAGTAGATGCGATCAAAAAGGACGTATTGGTTCAAGTCGAAGAGACTCTTCGGACAGAATTCATGCAGACGCTTGGGCGGACAAGCAAACGCGACAGTCACGAAATGATGGCCGAAATATTCAACAGCTTTGACCGGTCTAAAGAGAGCTTCTTTATGGGCGCCTTGGACCAACAGCGTCCAGATAGCGCGCAAAAGATCAGATCGCTGATGTTTACGTTTGAAGACTTGGCCCGGCTCGATCCTGCTGGCGTGCAGATCGTGCTTCGTACGGTAGATAAGGACATCTTGGCGAAGGCCCTCAAAGGCGCTTCCGATTCGCTGAAAAACCTATTCTTGAGCAACATGTCCGAACGGGCGGGAAAGATTCTGCGCGAAGATATGGAGGCGATGGGCCCTATGCGCCGGCGGGACGTCGAGGACGCACAAGACCGAATAGTCCTCTTGACCAAAGAGTTAGCCGACAAGGGCGACGTGACAATCAGCGACCCTGACGGCGATGAAGAGCTTGTTTTTTGA
- a CDS encoding response regulator, with protein sequence MSATRVLIVDDESEALLEMAEGLGDFDLNCLVASNASVAITMLKQEKSIGAVITDFRMPRGNGVELLRAARDQGLLDGKKIFLVSGYLDDAISAQLDDLQLDIAMFPKPLDIEEIAGIVQTALRS encoded by the coding sequence GTGAGTGCAACACGCGTTCTTATTGTAGACGACGAGTCCGAAGCTCTATTAGAAATGGCCGAAGGCCTTGGCGACTTCGACCTAAATTGCCTTGTTGCAAGTAACGCGAGCGTGGCTATCACTATGCTTAAGCAAGAAAAGAGCATCGGAGCGGTCATAACCGACTTTCGTATGCCGCGGGGAAACGGCGTCGAGCTGCTGCGCGCCGCAAGGGACCAGGGCTTGCTCGACGGCAAGAAGATATTCCTTGTGAGTGGTTATCTCGACGACGCGATTTCTGCACAGCTCGATGACCTGCAGTTGGACATCGCAATGTTTCCGAAGCCGTTGGACATTGAAGAAATAGCGGGCATTGTCCAGACGGCGCTCCGCTCCTAA